Part of the Sinomonas atrocyanea genome is shown below.
GCATGGGCGCTCGGAGCGACGACTTCGCCCTCGTGGTGCCGGGGGATCCGGTCACGGTGGTCGACCCCGGGCGGCTCTCGGTCTCGGGCATCGTCGACGCGGTGTCGCCGGACGGGTCGGTCCTGTGGGTGATCGAGCACGGCGGACAGGGCCGCCACATGGTGCACAGCACGGATGCCGCCCTCGTCCGGCGCCGCGCCGGCTGACCGGCTGACCGTCCACGACGTGCGCTGCGGGCAGGCTCTGGCCGCTCCCAGACTCACCGCCTAGCATCGGCTGGGTGGGTTCCCTCGTCGATGCGATCCTTGCCATGCCGCCGCTCGTGGCGTACCTGGTGGTGTTCGGGCTTGTCTTCGCGGAGGACGCGATCTTCGTCGGATTCGTGGTTCCCGGCGAGACCGCCGCTGTGCTCGGGGGCGTGCTCGCCAACCAGGGCAAGGCAGACATCTGGACCATGGCACCTGTGATCGTGGCGGCCGCGATCCTCGGGGACACGGTCGGGTACGAGGTAGGGCGGCACCTGGGCCAGCGGCTGCTCGGATTCCGCGTCTTCGACAGGCACCGCCGCCGCCTCGAGGACGCGCAGGAGTTCCTGCGCCGCCGCGGCGGGTCGGCCGTGTTCCTCGGCAGGTTCGTCGCGTTCTTCCGTGCGATGATGCCCGCCCTCGCCGGGGCGTCCCGGATGCCGTACCCCCGGTTCCTCGCGTTCAATGCGATGGGCGGCGCCGTGTGGGGCACCGGGTTCGCCGTCCTCGGCTACCTCGCCGGTGCCTCGTACGACGCCGTGGCGAAGACCGCCGGGCGCGACATCGCCGCCGGCGTGCTCGTCGTCGCAGTGATCGCCCTCGTCGTGTGGCGCGTCCGCAAGAGCCGCAGCGAGCAACGCGCGGAGCGGACGCTCAGGAGCCCACCGGACCCGGATCCTTCCGAAGGCTCGTGAGCCCGTTCCTCGTCCCGCGACCGGCCCGGGCGGCCATCCATGGCAGAATTGAGCTTTGTGCCGCGCCCGTCCCGGCGGCAGCGTGCACTCCGCCCTGGTGTAATGGCAGCACGCCGGCCTTTGGAGCCGTGCAGTCTAGGTTCGAATCCTAGGGGCGGAACGCACTGGCCAGCCGACGGCACTGGCTAGAATTGCCGACAGCCCCACTCGCCAGCCGATCGACCAGGAGAGCCAGCGACAGTGAATGCGGAGACCCCCGGACAGAGCTCAACAGCAGAGGACCTGGGGCGGCCGCATCCCGCCGGCGCCCCGCGCGCGGGGCACGAACAGCACGGCCCCGCTGCCGTGATCGTCCTCGCCGCCGGGGCGGGGACGCGGATGAAGTCGCGCACCCCGAAGATCCTCCACCCGCTCGGCGGCCGCTCGATGGTCGCCCACGCGCTCGACGCCGCCCGCGGCCTCGCGCCCGGCCGGCTCGCCGCCGTCGTGCGGCACGAGCGCGACCTCGTGGCCGCGCACATCGCAGAGCACGACCCGGCCGCCGTCATCGTCGACCAGGACGAGGTGCCCGGGACCGGCCGCGCGGTCGAGGTGGCCCTCGAGGCGCTCGACGCCGAGGCCGAGGGCGGACAGCTCTCGGGCACCGTCGTGGTGACCTACGGCGACGTGCCCCTGCTGACCACCGCCCTGCTCGCCGAGCTCGTCGCCGAGCACGAGGCCGCGGGCAACGCGGTCACCGTCCTCACCGCCGTGCTCGAGGACGCGACCGGCTACGGCCGGATCCTGCGCGAGGACGACGGCACGGTCGCGGGGATCCGCGAGCACAAGGACGCGACCGCCGCCGAGCGCGCCATCCGCGAGGTCAACTCGGGCATCTACGCGTTCGAGGCCGCCGTGCTGCGCGAGGCGCTCCGGCAGGTCACCACCGAGAACGCGCAGGGCGAGAAGTACCTCACGGACGTCCTCGCGCTCGCCCGCGCGGCCGGCGGCCGCGTGTCCGCGCTCGCCACCACGGACCGCTGGCAGGTGGAGGGCGCCAACGACCGCGTCCAGCTGCAGGCCCTCGCCGCCGAGCACAACCGCCGCATCCTCGACGCCTGGATGCGCGCGGGCGTGACGGTGGTCGACCCCGCCACCACGTGGGTCGACGCCACCGTGCAGCTCGCCGAGGACGTCACCCTCAAGCCCAACACCCAGCTGCACGGCGCCACGGTCGTGGAGCGGGACGCCGTGATCGGCCCCGACACGACCCTCACCGACTGCGTGGTCCGCGAGGGCGCCACCGTGAAGCGGACCGACGGGACCGGATCCGAGATCGGCGCCGGGGCCACCGTGGGACCGTTCACCTACCTGCGCGCCGGCACGCGGCTGGGGCCCGAGGGCAAGATCGGCGCGTTCTACGAGACGAAGAACGCCCAGATCGGCCGCGGCGCCAAGCTCTCCCACCTCGGCTACGTGGGGGACGCCGAGGTCGGCGAGGGCGCGAACATCGGCTGCGGCAACATCACCGCCAACTACGACGGCGTCCACAAGCACCGCACCGTGATCGGCGCCCAGGTGCGCACCGGGTCGAACACCGTCTTCGTGGCGCCCGTCACGGTCGGCGACGGCGCCTACACGGCCGCCGGGGCGATCGTCCGCAAGGACGTGCCCGCCGGCGCCCTGGCCCTCTCCGTCGCCCCGCAGCGCAACGCCGAAGGGTGGACCGAGGCCCACCGCCCCGGCTCGCCGTCGGCGGCCGCGGCCGCCGGAGCCAGGACCTCGGCGGCAGGTGCCGCCGACGGTGCCCCCGAACCACCTTCCTCCGCCGCATCCCCCTCGAAGAAAGTAGAAGGCAAGTAGATGACCGAGATCACGGCCAATGGCGAGAAGCGCCTGGTGCTCGCCTCCGGGCGCGCCCACCCGGAGCTCGCGCAGGAGATCGCCAAGGAGCTCGGCACCGAGCTGCTGCCGACCTCGGCGTACGACTTCGCGAACGGGGAGACCTACGTCCGCTTCGAGGAGAGCGTCCGCGGCGCGGACGCGTTCGTGATCCAGGCCCACCCGGCGCCGATCAACAACTGGATCATGGAGCAGCTGATCATGATCGATTCGCTCAAGCGCGCGAGCGCCAAGCGGATCACCGTGGTCTCGCCGTTCTACCCCTACGCGCGGCAGGACAAGAAGCACCGCGGCCGCGAGCCCATCTCGGCGCGCCTCATGGCGGACCTCTACAAGACCGCCGGCGCGGACCGCCTCATGAGCGTGGACCTGCACACCGCGCAGATCCAGGGCTTCTTCGACGGCCCCGTGGACCACCTCATGGCCATCCCGCTCCTGGCCGACTACGTCCGCACGCGCGTGGACCTGAACAAGGTCACGGTCGTCTCGCCGGACACCGGCCGCGTGCGCGTGGCCGAGCAGTGGGCCGAGCGCCTCGGCGGCGCCCCGCTCGCGTTCGTGCACAAGTCCCGCGACGTCAACGTGCCCAACTCCGCTGTCTCCAAGACCGTGGTCGGCCAGATCGAGGGCCGCGACTGCGTGCTCATCGACGACATGATCGACACCGGCGGCACGATCTCCGGCGCCGTCACGGTCCTGAAGAACGCCGGCGCCCGCTCCGTCATCATCGCCGCGACCCACGCCGTCTTCTCCGACCCGGCCGCGCAGCGCCTCGCCGAGTCCGGCGCCCGCGAGGTCGTCGTGACCAACACCCTGCCGATCCCGGCCGAGAAGCGCTTCGAGCAGCTCACGGTCCTCTCGATCGCCCCGCTCATCGCCCGCGCGATCCACGAGGTCTTCGACGACGGCTCGGTCACGTCCCTCTTCGACGGCCGCAGCTAGCTGCAGCACCCGCGCACGACGGCGGCGTCCCCACCTGAGGCGGGGACGGCGCCGTCGTGCGTCGTTTTGGCGGACGCCCCGGCGCCCCGGTAGGATGGCTGGCGAACCTTGGCGAGGGAGCGCCCGCTCCGTGATCGACTGGGTCTGGCAGCTCCTTCGCAGTGCCCCACGGGGCCGGGCGGGGTCGGCAGACCTCGCGCCAACGAACCATCGAAGGAGACCCCATGAGCGAGAAGCTCGCAGCCGAGAAGCGCACCGAGTTCGGCAAGGGCTACGCCCGCCGCGCCCGCGCCGCCCACAAGATCCCCGCCGTCATCTACGGCCACGGCGCCGAGCCGATCCACGTCACCCTCCCGGGCCACGAGACCATGATCGCCGTCCGCGTCCCGAACGCCCTCCTCACCCTCGACATCGCCGGCGAGGAGCACCTCGCGATCGTCAAGGACATCCAGCGCAACGCCGTCCGCCAGACGATCGAGCACATCGACCTCCTCACCGTCCGCCGCGGCGAGAAGGTCGCCGTCGACGTCCCCGTGCACGTCACCGGTGAGGTCGCCGCCGGGTTCGTCGCCAACCAGGAGGCCGTGACCGTCTCGGTCGAGGCCGAGGCCACCCACCTGCCGACCGCGCTCGAGGTCAGCGTCGAGGGCCGCGAGGCCGGCCAGCACGTCCACGCCGCCGACATCACCCTGCCTAGCGGCGTGTCCCTCCTGACCGACGGCGAGACCCTCGTGGTCAACGTCTCCGAGGCCGTCGAGGTGGCCCCGGAGGAGGAGGCCGGCGAGGCCGAGGCTGCCGAGGCGCCGGAGGCTCCGGAGGCCGAGGAGGCCCCCGCCGAGTAGTCTTCCGACTGCTGTACTGCGTCAGGCGGCCCGTCCCACCCGGGGCGGGCCGCTTCGACGTGGCGGCCCCCCGGCCGCCCCCGCCCGCCGATCGCCCGCCCAGCCCAAGGAGCGCATCCATGACCGACACCTGGCTCGTCGTAGGCCTCGGCAACCCCGGACCCGAGTACAGCGGGAACCGGCACAACGTGGGGCAGATGGTCCTCGACGCCCTGGCTTCCCGCATGGGCGGGAAGTTCGCCGCCCACAAGGGCGCGCGCGCCGCGGTGCTCGAGGGGAGGCTGTGGGTGGGCGGCCCCCGCGCCGTCCTCGCCAAGCCGCTGACCTACATGAACGTCTCCGGCGGCCCGACCTCCTCCCTCGCCAAGTACTACGGCATCGATCCCAGCCACGTCGTCGCCGTGCACGACGAGCTGGACATCCCGTTCAACACCGTCCGGCTCAAGCTCGGCGGCGGCGAGGGCGGCCACAACGGCCTGCGGGACATCTCCAAGGCCCTCGGCACCAAGGACTACCTCCGGGTGCGGGTCGGCGTGGGCCGGCCCCCCGGCCGCATGGACGCCGCCGACTTCGTGCTGCGCGACTTCGCCACCGCCGAGAAGAAGGAGCTGCCGTTCCTCCTCGACGAGGCCGCGGACGCCGTCGAGATGCTGGCCCGGGACGGCCTCGCCGCCGCCCAGCAGAAGTTCCACCCGGCCAAGGCCTAGTCTCCCGGCAAGGGCGTGACATTCGGCCCTGCTGCCGCCGCCGGCGCCCGCGCTACGGTTTCCCCAGCGACGTCCTCGCCGGGGACGTGCCGACGCATGGGGGCGCAGGTCAGATGCTGACGCGAACCGAGGCGGAGGAGACCGGCCAGCTCCTGCGCGACGCCAAGGCCCGCGCGGGCGACAGGCTGGCCTGGGCGCGGACCGTCAGGTCCCGCGAGATCGCGGACGCGACGGCGGCGCTGGCCGCGCCCGAGTCCTACGGGGTCGTGCTGACCGGGGACGTGAGCCTCGGCAAGTCCGCGGTGGCCTCGGCCCTGCTCGCCGAACTCGACGGCTCCGCCCACACCGTCCGCCTCCGCGCCACGACCGCGGGGGCCAAGACCCCGTACGGCGCACTCGCCGTGCTGCTCGCGCGGCTGCCCGAGGACGCCCAGACTGACCCGGGGTCGATCATGCGGGGCATCCTGCAGCTGCTCGCCTCCGACGCCGGGGGCCGCACCGCCGTGCTGTCGCTCGAGACCTCCAGGAACCTCGACGAGCTCAGCATCGCCACCCTCGTGAACGTCATGGTCACGGGCACCGCCAAGGTCGTCCTCGTCGCCGACCGCGCGAGCGAGCTTCCCGCCGACTTCCACTGGATGCTCTCCGAGGGCCGGCTGCGCGAGGTCCCCCTGGCCGCGCTCGCGCCCGAGGAGACCCTGCAGGGGCTGCGCTCCCTGCTCGGCGGGATCGTCCCCCAGACCGTCGGGTTCCAGCTCCATGCGATGTCCCGGGGCAACCCGCAGGTCACGCTGCTCGCCACCGCCGAACTCCTCCAGCGCGGGGCCCTCGACGCCACGGACGGCGTGTGGACCCTCGCCTCGGACGCCGAGATGAGCGGCATCCGGCAGATCGACGACCTCGTGCGGGCCCACATCGAGCGGCAGCCCGAACGCATCCGGACGATCGTCGAGGCGCTCGCGTGCGCGCGCCGGATCCCGCTGCCGCGGCTCGTTGCCGTGTTCCGCAGCGAGGACCTCGCGCAGATGGAGGACGACGGCCTCGTCACGGTCGACGACGCGGGGCGGCACTCCGTGGCCCTCGCCGACCCGCTCGTGGCGGAGGTGGTCCGCGGATGGCTCTCGGTACCCCGCCGCCGCG
Proteins encoded:
- a CDS encoding ribose-phosphate diphosphokinase: MTEITANGEKRLVLASGRAHPELAQEIAKELGTELLPTSAYDFANGETYVRFEESVRGADAFVIQAHPAPINNWIMEQLIMIDSLKRASAKRITVVSPFYPYARQDKKHRGREPISARLMADLYKTAGADRLMSVDLHTAQIQGFFDGPVDHLMAIPLLADYVRTRVDLNKVTVVSPDTGRVRVAEQWAERLGGAPLAFVHKSRDVNVPNSAVSKTVVGQIEGRDCVLIDDMIDTGGTISGAVTVLKNAGARSVIIAATHAVFSDPAAQRLAESGAREVVVTNTLPIPAEKRFEQLTVLSIAPLIARAIHEVFDDGSVTSLFDGRS
- the pth gene encoding aminoacyl-tRNA hydrolase yields the protein MTDTWLVVGLGNPGPEYSGNRHNVGQMVLDALASRMGGKFAAHKGARAAVLEGRLWVGGPRAVLAKPLTYMNVSGGPTSSLAKYYGIDPSHVVAVHDELDIPFNTVRLKLGGGEGGHNGLRDISKALGTKDYLRVRVGVGRPPGRMDAADFVLRDFATAEKKELPFLLDEAADAVEMLARDGLAAAQQKFHPAKA
- a CDS encoding DedA family protein; amino-acid sequence: MGSLVDAILAMPPLVAYLVVFGLVFAEDAIFVGFVVPGETAAVLGGVLANQGKADIWTMAPVIVAAAILGDTVGYEVGRHLGQRLLGFRVFDRHRRRLEDAQEFLRRRGGSAVFLGRFVAFFRAMMPALAGASRMPYPRFLAFNAMGGAVWGTGFAVLGYLAGASYDAVAKTAGRDIAAGVLVVAVIALVVWRVRKSRSEQRAERTLRSPPDPDPSEGS
- a CDS encoding 50S ribosomal protein L25/general stress protein Ctc → MSEKLAAEKRTEFGKGYARRARAAHKIPAVIYGHGAEPIHVTLPGHETMIAVRVPNALLTLDIAGEEHLAIVKDIQRNAVRQTIEHIDLLTVRRGEKVAVDVPVHVTGEVAAGFVANQEAVTVSVEAEATHLPTALEVSVEGREAGQHVHAADITLPSGVSLLTDGETLVVNVSEAVEVAPEEEAGEAEAAEAPEAPEAEEAPAE
- the glmU gene encoding bifunctional UDP-N-acetylglucosamine diphosphorylase/glucosamine-1-phosphate N-acetyltransferase GlmU — encoded protein: MKSRTPKILHPLGGRSMVAHALDAARGLAPGRLAAVVRHERDLVAAHIAEHDPAAVIVDQDEVPGTGRAVEVALEALDAEAEGGQLSGTVVVTYGDVPLLTTALLAELVAEHEAAGNAVTVLTAVLEDATGYGRILREDDGTVAGIREHKDATAAERAIREVNSGIYAFEAAVLREALRQVTTENAQGEKYLTDVLALARAAGGRVSALATTDRWQVEGANDRVQLQALAAEHNRRILDAWMRAGVTVVDPATTWVDATVQLAEDVTLKPNTQLHGATVVERDAVIGPDTTLTDCVVREGATVKRTDGTGSEIGAGATVGPFTYLRAGTRLGPEGKIGAFYETKNAQIGRGAKLSHLGYVGDAEVGEGANIGCGNITANYDGVHKHRTVIGAQVRTGSNTVFVAPVTVGDGAYTAAGAIVRKDVPAGALALSVAPQRNAEGWTEAHRPGSPSAAAAAGARTSAAGAADGAPEPPSSAASPSKKVEGK